In one Echinicola marina genomic region, the following are encoded:
- the yiaK gene encoding 3-dehydro-L-gulonate 2-dehydrogenase, with amino-acid sequence MSDQRIPFSRLQEVLCSILIQNQFSQERATLSARLFAQSSLDGVPSHGLNRFLHYLSYIKKGLIQPNAIPKVIDRFGSLERWDGGLGPGNINAHLAMDKAIHLAKNTGIGAVALQNTNHWMRAGNYGWQAVDQGCIGICFTNTKPNMPAWGGSEPKLGNNPLVVAIPRKNGPIVLDMAMSQFAYGKMAIYEKEGENMPYDAGFDQQGNLTKSPNEIIENELAMPIGLWKGAGLSLMLDMLAAILSGGQATHEIGKSGEEYGLSQVFVALEPSILGLGEWMDTKTERIIEDLKQSKTFDKEKKVRHPGEQTLRVRQENLVHGIPVDIDIWNQIVKILE; translated from the coding sequence ATGAGCGACCAACGTATACCTTTTTCTCGTTTGCAGGAAGTGCTTTGCAGCATTCTAATTCAAAACCAATTTAGTCAGGAAAGAGCTACACTTAGTGCTCGATTATTTGCTCAATCGAGTTTGGACGGAGTGCCTTCGCATGGGTTGAATCGTTTTTTGCACTACCTGAGCTATATTAAAAAGGGATTGATTCAGCCCAATGCAATTCCAAAAGTGATTGATCGCTTTGGTTCTTTGGAACGGTGGGATGGGGGGCTAGGACCTGGTAATATCAATGCTCATTTGGCCATGGATAAGGCAATCCATTTGGCCAAAAATACTGGAATAGGCGCAGTGGCCCTGCAAAATACCAATCATTGGATGCGTGCTGGCAATTATGGCTGGCAGGCTGTTGATCAAGGTTGTATAGGTATTTGTTTTACCAATACCAAACCCAATATGCCAGCTTGGGGAGGTAGTGAACCTAAATTGGGCAATAATCCATTGGTAGTAGCCATTCCAAGGAAGAATGGTCCGATTGTGCTTGATATGGCGATGTCCCAGTTTGCCTATGGAAAGATGGCTATTTATGAAAAAGAAGGGGAGAATATGCCCTATGATGCAGGTTTCGACCAGCAGGGGAATTTGACCAAATCACCTAATGAGATTATAGAAAATGAGCTCGCTATGCCGATTGGTTTGTGGAAGGGAGCGGGACTTTCACTAATGTTAGATATGCTGGCTGCCATACTTTCAGGCGGACAGGCTACACATGAAATAGGAAAAAGTGGGGAAGAGTATGGGCTTTCACAGGTGTTTGTGGCCTTGGAACCTTCAATACTGGGTCTAGGAGAGTGGATGGATACTAAGACAGAGCGTATTATTGAAGATCTTAAGCAATCAAAAACTTTTGATAAGGAAAAAAAGGTAAGGCATCCTGGAGAACAAACATTGAGGGTACGGCAGGAGAATCTGGTCCATGGTATCCCAGTAGATATAGACATTTGGAATCAAATTGTAAAAATATTGGAATGA
- a CDS encoding pectate lyase family protein, protein MKGLISLILIISYAVLGHAQGGKSKDVLAFPGADGFGKYTSGGRGGKVLVVNNLNDDGPGSLREALRKKYPRIIVFAVSGNIELASDLDINYGDLTIAGQSAPGDGITIQNYPIKIKGDNVIIRYIRSRLGDLKRVQDDAMSCIRNKNIIIDHCSLSWATDECGSFYDNENFTLQWCIVSESLNESVHAKGDHGYGGIWGGMNATFHHNLLASHKSRLPRFNGARYHKEPEREVVDFRNNVIYNWMSNSSYAGEEGHHNIVGNYYKAGPATQSNRDRIVEPYAPYGQFYLKGNIVSASNEVSEDNSKGIDGVDNLSNVLVTAPFPFVIANEQVSAEVAYKDVLAKAGASLRRDQVDKRLAKEVRLGKSTSGRGGNGIIDSQSDVGGWPLLKSEKAPLDTDQDGMPDAWERKHQLDPKSDGDAAGFDLDKEYTNIEIYLNGLIGD, encoded by the coding sequence ATGAAAGGACTAATCTCTTTAATTTTAATAATAAGTTATGCCGTATTGGGACATGCCCAAGGAGGAAAAAGTAAAGATGTTTTGGCATTTCCAGGTGCCGATGGTTTTGGGAAATACACTTCTGGGGGAAGGGGAGGAAAAGTATTGGTCGTAAATAACCTGAATGATGATGGCCCTGGAAGCCTAAGGGAAGCCCTGAGAAAGAAATACCCAAGAATCATTGTCTTTGCGGTTTCTGGAAATATCGAGCTGGCATCAGACCTGGATATTAACTATGGAGATTTGACCATAGCTGGGCAGTCAGCTCCTGGAGATGGGATTACCATTCAAAATTACCCGATCAAAATCAAGGGGGACAATGTCATCATTAGGTATATCAGGAGCCGTTTGGGAGACTTGAAAAGGGTGCAGGATGATGCGATGAGCTGTATTAGGAACAAAAATATCATTATTGATCATTGCTCGCTAAGCTGGGCAACGGATGAATGTGGCTCATTTTATGATAATGAAAATTTCACATTGCAATGGTGTATTGTTTCAGAAAGCCTAAATGAATCCGTACATGCCAAAGGAGACCATGGTTATGGAGGGATATGGGGAGGTATGAACGCTACTTTTCACCATAATTTATTGGCAAGCCATAAGAGTAGATTGCCCAGATTTAATGGAGCAAGATACCATAAGGAGCCAGAAAGGGAAGTGGTGGATTTTAGGAACAATGTGATCTATAACTGGATGAGCAACAGTTCTTATGCAGGAGAGGAAGGGCATCATAATATCGTTGGGAATTATTATAAAGCGGGGCCTGCCACCCAATCAAACCGGGATAGAATAGTGGAGCCATATGCCCCTTATGGACAATTTTATTTGAAAGGAAATATTGTGTCTGCTTCAAATGAAGTTAGTGAGGACAATAGCAAGGGGATCGATGGTGTTGATAATTTATCAAATGTGTTAGTGACCGCACCGTTTCCTTTTGTCATCGCTAATGAACAGGTCAGTGCAGAAGTAGCCTATAAGGATGTCTTGGCCAAAGCTGGAGCTAGCTTACGTAGGGATCAAGTTGATAAAAGACTGGCGAAAGAAGTAAGGTTAGGGAAAAGCACCTCTGGGAGAGGTGGTAATGGGATTATTGATAGCCAATCGGATGTTGGAGGCTGGCCATTGTTAAAGTCAGAAAAGGCACCTTTAGATACAGATCAGGATGGTATGCCAGATGCTTGGGAGAGAAAACATCAACTGGACCCTAAATCAGATGGGGATGCTGCAGGTTTTGATTTGGATAAGGAGTATACCAATATTGAAATTTACCTAAATGGATTGATTGGCGATTGA
- a CDS encoding Tat (twin-arginine translocation) pathway signal sequence containing protein produces MNLTQLKSRRKFLGTLATTATLSSVAVPLMGQPIPTPNNPLLFKDADEWFKEVKGKHRVVYDAPEPHKGFPFIWSWAFYLTNNQTGTPDEDMTAVIVLRHNAIPFAMKNELWEKYKFGETFGITDNTTGAAAIRNPYYQPTDGDYPMPGIDGVERQIERGVMVCVCDLAITVYSSMMAQKMEMDPEKVKEEWVAGVLPHIQVVPSGVWALGRAQEHKCGYIYAGG; encoded by the coding sequence ATGAATTTAACACAACTTAAATCTAGAAGAAAATTTCTTGGGACTTTGGCGACTACAGCCACACTTTCCTCAGTAGCAGTCCCACTGATGGGACAGCCCATTCCTACCCCCAACAATCCCCTACTATTCAAAGATGCCGACGAATGGTTTAAGGAAGTCAAAGGGAAGCACAGAGTCGTCTACGATGCACCTGAACCTCATAAAGGCTTCCCCTTTATTTGGTCTTGGGCATTTTATCTTACCAACAACCAAACAGGCACCCCTGATGAGGATATGACAGCGGTGATTGTCCTAAGACATAATGCTATCCCCTTTGCTATGAAAAATGAACTTTGGGAGAAATATAAATTTGGCGAAACCTTTGGCATCACAGATAATACCACAGGAGCTGCAGCGATTAGGAACCCCTATTATCAACCTACAGATGGAGATTATCCCATGCCGGGCATTGATGGGGTGGAGCGTCAAATTGAAAGAGGTGTGATGGTATGCGTGTGCGACCTGGCCATCACCGTTTATAGTAGCATGATGGCTCAAAAAATGGAAATGGATCCCGAAAAGGTAAAAGAAGAGTGGGTAGCAGGTGTATTACCACATATTCAAGTGGTTCCTTCTGGAGTTTGGGCCTTGGGAAGAGCGCAAGAACACAAATGCGGCTATATCTACGCAGGAGGTTAA
- a CDS encoding DUF3307 domain-containing protein, translating into MNPVQVFILQLIAHVLADFFFQSDRLAIQKNALGFSSPFLKWHVLIIFLLSWLLSFQVQFVYGALIIALTHYIIDGIKPWVNSSKTFGKYAFFIDQALHILVLSMVCYAYVCYAPIHPWLNIPVSKSILLIVLCYMLCLKPANIFIKEVFRAYEIKVPGSDDLPNAGKLIGVLERVLVLTFILMAEFQAVGFLIAAKSILRFKNDDSLKAEYVLIGTLLSFGIAVILGLLVGTIT; encoded by the coding sequence ATGAACCCAGTTCAGGTTTTTATCTTACAGCTTATAGCCCATGTACTGGCAGACTTTTTTTTCCAATCGGACCGGCTAGCCATTCAAAAGAATGCATTAGGCTTTAGTAGCCCTTTTTTGAAGTGGCATGTCTTAATCATTTTTTTATTGTCTTGGCTACTGTCATTTCAAGTACAATTTGTTTATGGTGCTTTGATCATTGCCTTGACCCATTATATAATAGATGGCATTAAGCCTTGGGTCAATAGCAGCAAGACCTTTGGTAAGTATGCATTTTTTATCGATCAAGCATTACATATTTTGGTTTTGTCCATGGTTTGCTATGCTTATGTTTGCTACGCCCCAATTCATCCTTGGCTCAATATTCCTGTTTCAAAATCCATTCTGTTAATTGTTCTTTGTTATATGTTATGTCTAAAGCCCGCTAATATATTTATAAAAGAAGTATTTAGGGCCTATGAAATTAAAGTACCTGGTTCAGATGATCTGCCCAATGCAGGTAAATTGATAGGAGTATTGGAAAGGGTATTGGTTTTGACTTTTATTTTGATGGCAGAGTTCCAAGCTGTTGGTTTTTTGATTGCGGCTAAGTCCATATTGCGGTTTAAAAATGATGATTCTTTGAAAGCAGAATATGTTTTAATAGGGACCTTGCTAAGCTTTGGTATTGCGGTTATTCTAGGACTTTTGGTAGGGACAATTACTTAA
- a CDS encoding cyclase family protein, with product MKAICLLMILGLLYSCQDKELHIQQGNNITKTGDKKGEIIDLTHAFSDETVYWVTAKEFEMEEVAKGQTEKGYFYAANNFETSEHGGTHIDAPVHFAEKGISVDEIPLEQLIGEGVKIDVSERGLSDPDYQIGIEDLKKWEAQNGQIPEGSIVLLQSGHGKYYPDKVKYLGTDERGPEAVKDLHFPGLAPDAAKWLMDQRKIKSVGIDTPSIDYGQSQYFESHVALMTSNIPAFENVAHLEKLPAKGFRVIALPIKIKGGSGGPLRIIAMLD from the coding sequence ATGAAAGCAATTTGTTTATTAATGATTCTTGGGCTACTTTATTCATGCCAGGATAAAGAGCTGCATATTCAGCAAGGGAATAATATTACTAAAACAGGGGATAAGAAGGGTGAGATCATCGACTTGACCCATGCATTTTCGGATGAAACGGTTTATTGGGTCACCGCCAAGGAATTTGAGATGGAAGAAGTAGCAAAAGGCCAAACGGAAAAAGGATATTTCTATGCCGCCAATAATTTTGAGACTTCTGAGCATGGAGGGACGCATATAGATGCTCCTGTCCATTTTGCGGAAAAGGGCATTTCTGTGGATGAAATACCATTGGAGCAATTGATTGGAGAGGGAGTAAAAATAGATGTGAGCGAGAGAGGACTTTCGGATCCGGATTATCAAATAGGTATTGAAGATCTTAAAAAGTGGGAAGCTCAAAATGGGCAGATTCCTGAAGGAAGTATTGTTTTATTGCAGTCTGGACATGGAAAGTATTATCCAGATAAAGTTAAGTATTTGGGCACTGACGAAAGGGGACCTGAGGCGGTCAAGGACCTCCATTTTCCTGGCTTGGCTCCGGACGCTGCCAAGTGGCTGATGGACCAAAGAAAGATTAAGTCTGTTGGAATAGACACTCCAAGTATTGACTATGGCCAATCCCAATATTTTGAAAGCCATGTGGCCTTGATGACTAGCAACATCCCGGCATTTGAGAATGTGGCGCATCTGGAAAAGCTGCCTGCAAAAGGCTTCCGTGTCATTGCCTTGCCTATAAAAATCAAAGGTGGCAGTGGAGGCCCCTTGAGAATAATCGCTATGCTGGATTAG
- a CDS encoding DsrE family protein — translation MKKLLLIPLMLLAIGVWAQTTPVKIAFDLTSKEEEAHEKTMRHVKMMSEAYPDSQFEVVVYGGAISMVLNEKSTVADQIKAFDGNKNVSFKVCEGTMKRYNIDKSQLLPGVSTVPDGILELVQKQKEGWGYIKEIP, via the coding sequence ATGAAAAAATTACTTCTGATTCCCCTAATGCTATTAGCCATTGGTGTATGGGCACAAACAACTCCGGTAAAAATAGCTTTTGACTTGACCAGCAAAGAGGAGGAAGCACATGAAAAAACGATGAGACATGTAAAAATGATGTCTGAGGCTTACCCTGATTCCCAGTTTGAAGTGGTGGTTTATGGAGGTGCTATTTCCATGGTTTTAAACGAAAAATCAACTGTAGCTGATCAGATCAAGGCTTTTGATGGCAATAAAAACGTAAGTTTCAAGGTCTGTGAAGGCACGATGAAAAGGTATAATATTGATAAATCGCAGTTATTACCTGGCGTGTCCACTGTTCCTGATGGCATACTTGAGCTAGTCCAAAAACAAAAAGAAGGCTGGGGCTATATCAAAGAAATCCCATAA
- a CDS encoding sulfatase family protein, which translates to MAVKIIFEVKLMRDLLLSLILLGALVSCKGQEEDSESTKRPNIIFIMSDDHAYQAISAYGSDLINTPNIDRIANEGMLFENAFVSNSICAPSRAVILTGKHSHINGLVDNAVKFDSTQLTYPKILRENGYQTAMIGKWHLKTQPTGFDYWKVLPGQGHYYNPEFRTKDGMVLDSGYVTDLITDFAIDWLDKAKEKDAPFMLMYQHKAPHREWLPTEENFREYTKKEFPEPASLFDDYEGRGRAAKEAEMRISTHMGLTNDSKIQPEIAKRMGHEDFLKWYSNAYHGNLDRMSKSERAAWEEVYGPINETFEKADLKGDELTKWKYQRYMQDYLASIESVDENVGRLLDYLEKNGLAENTIIIYTSDQGFYLGEHGWFDKRFMYEESFRTPLMIKWPGVIKAGSRNRDLVQNLDFAETMLDAAGVEIPDEMQGLSMLPLLKGEKVAWRDAIYYHYYEYPGIHAVKRHNGVRTDRYKLIHFYYDIDEWELYDLQEDPHEMNNVYDDPAYSEVKENMHKKLEELMKQYKDEVKVPNS; encoded by the coding sequence ATGGCTGTTAAAATAATTTTTGAGGTGAAACTAATGAGGGATTTATTGCTTAGCCTAATTTTATTGGGGGCTTTGGTGTCATGCAAAGGCCAAGAAGAAGATTCTGAAAGTACGAAAAGACCAAATATTATTTTTATCATGTCGGATGATCATGCATATCAAGCGATAAGTGCCTATGGTTCTGACTTGATCAATACACCTAATATTGACAGAATTGCCAATGAGGGGATGCTTTTTGAAAATGCATTTGTAAGTAATTCCATTTGTGCGCCCAGCAGGGCAGTTATCCTGACAGGCAAACATAGTCATATCAATGGCTTGGTGGATAACGCTGTGAAGTTTGACAGTACCCAGCTTACCTATCCTAAAATTCTTAGGGAAAACGGCTACCAAACAGCAATGATTGGTAAATGGCATTTGAAAACCCAGCCTACGGGCTTTGATTATTGGAAGGTACTACCAGGACAGGGCCATTATTATAATCCTGAATTCAGGACTAAAGATGGGATGGTGCTGGATTCAGGCTATGTGACTGATCTGATCACGGATTTTGCCATAGACTGGCTGGATAAAGCTAAGGAAAAAGATGCCCCATTTATGTTGATGTACCAGCATAAAGCGCCGCATCGGGAGTGGTTGCCGACTGAAGAGAATTTTAGGGAGTATACCAAAAAGGAATTTCCTGAGCCAGCAAGTTTATTTGATGATTATGAGGGAAGGGGACGCGCTGCCAAGGAAGCGGAAATGAGGATTTCCACACACATGGGATTGACCAATGACAGCAAAATACAGCCTGAAATTGCGAAAAGAATGGGACATGAAGATTTTCTTAAATGGTATTCAAATGCATATCATGGAAATCTGGATAGGATGAGCAAATCTGAAAGGGCTGCTTGGGAGGAAGTATATGGGCCTATCAATGAGACTTTTGAAAAAGCGGATCTCAAAGGGGATGAATTGACAAAATGGAAATATCAGCGATATATGCAGGATTATTTGGCCAGTATAGAATCAGTGGATGAAAATGTAGGCAGGCTTTTGGATTATTTGGAAAAGAATGGCTTGGCTGAAAATACGATCATTATATATACCTCCGATCAAGGTTTTTATTTAGGAGAGCATGGCTGGTTTGATAAAAGGTTTATGTATGAGGAATCTTTTAGAACGCCATTGATGATAAAGTGGCCAGGAGTGATCAAGGCAGGAAGTAGGAATCGTGATTTGGTTCAAAACCTTGATTTTGCTGAGACTATGCTAGATGCGGCTGGGGTAGAGATCCCTGACGAAATGCAAGGGTTGAGTATGCTACCTTTATTAAAGGGTGAAAAGGTAGCATGGAGAGATGCTATTTATTACCACTATTATGAATATCCCGGAATACATGCTGTAAAAAGACATAATGGTGTAAGAACTGATCGCTACAAACTGATTCACTTCTATTATGATATTGATGAGTGGGAGTTATATGATTTGCAGGAGGATCCTCATGAAATGAATAATGTTTATGATGATCCCGCCTATTCGGAAGTAAAGGAAAATATGCATAAAAAGTTAGAGGAATTAATGAAACAATATAAGGATGAAGTAAAAGTCCCCAATAGTTAA
- a CDS encoding LuxR C-terminal-related transcriptional regulator, with protein MKKVAVISGDIVSSTSLVVEDRTMLEEKLKDLLKILDEKWGVYGRLVKGDYLECVCPVPGDALRVAMLVKSFVKSFDPQQADNREDNNRINLFKTHGIRLAIAIGELSRFDREKGIIDGEAVYLAGRLINQSTSSHGKERVVIKHTLFFISHDEKLDEQMNPVMGLLDVLMGKATARQSEVLYWKLLGHTESEIAQQLQISQSVVNQHSTSVGWNSIERTVLYFNKIIK; from the coding sequence ATGAAGAAGGTAGCGGTGATTTCAGGAGACATTGTTTCTTCTACCAGTTTAGTGGTGGAAGATAGGACAATGTTGGAAGAAAAGTTAAAAGATCTATTAAAAATCCTTGATGAAAAATGGGGCGTTTATGGTAGGCTGGTTAAGGGAGATTACTTAGAATGTGTCTGTCCAGTACCTGGTGATGCTTTGCGGGTGGCCATGTTGGTAAAGAGTTTTGTGAAATCCTTTGATCCTCAGCAGGCAGATAACAGAGAAGACAATAACAGAATCAACCTTTTTAAGACACATGGAATCAGGTTGGCCATTGCTATCGGAGAGCTGTCGAGATTTGATCGGGAAAAAGGAATCATAGATGGAGAAGCGGTGTATTTGGCGGGGAGACTGATCAATCAATCCACATCCAGTCATGGAAAGGAAAGGGTGGTCATCAAGCATACTTTGTTTTTTATCTCTCATGATGAAAAATTAGATGAACAAATGAACCCAGTGATGGGGCTATTGGATGTGCTTATGGGTAAAGCTACTGCGCGCCAATCGGAAGTATTATATTGGAAGTTATTGGGACATACTGAGTCAGAAATAGCCCAACAACTGCAAATCAGTCAATCTGTGGTTAATCAGCACAGTACCAGCGTAGGTTGGAACAGCATAGAAAGAACTGTATTATATTTTAATAAAATCATTAAGTAG
- a CDS encoding Gfo/Idh/MocA family protein — protein sequence MRKIKDKEVRWGVLGVGDVCEKKSAPAMNLVENSRLVAVMRRDEEKVQDYAKRHGVPKWYTDADELINDPEVNAIYIATPPHVHKALTLKAAAAGKPVYVEKPMARTYEECKSMIAACEAANVPLFVAYYRRALPHFVKIKELIQEGAIGDVRYVNIQMNQVLVPEVVSNLDNNWRVNPEMAGGGYFYDLASHQLDFLDFALGPIKSAKGFKTNQAGIYEAEDMVTAAFEFESGVMGSGSWCFSSSKVSEMDLTTIIGNKGQISYETFGAGKLHLETENGQKECFEFELPHHIQYFLIQAIVGELLGEGSSPSTGESAARTNWVMEEIG from the coding sequence ATGAGAAAAATAAAAGATAAAGAAGTAAGATGGGGTGTTTTGGGTGTTGGGGATGTTTGTGAGAAGAAAAGTGCCCCTGCGATGAATTTAGTGGAAAACAGCCGGCTCGTAGCGGTGATGAGGAGGGATGAGGAAAAGGTGCAGGACTATGCAAAAAGACATGGCGTGCCCAAGTGGTATACGGATGCTGATGAATTGATCAATGACCCCGAAGTCAATGCCATTTATATCGCTACGCCTCCGCATGTTCATAAAGCCCTTACTTTGAAGGCAGCAGCTGCCGGAAAGCCTGTTTATGTAGAAAAACCCATGGCCAGGACTTATGAGGAATGCAAATCAATGATAGCAGCATGTGAAGCTGCAAATGTACCCTTATTTGTGGCTTATTATAGAAGGGCTCTGCCCCATTTTGTTAAGATTAAGGAATTGATACAGGAAGGAGCGATTGGTGATGTCAGGTATGTTAATATACAGATGAATCAGGTATTGGTGCCTGAAGTGGTTAGCAATTTGGATAATAATTGGCGGGTAAATCCCGAAATGGCCGGGGGAGGGTATTTTTATGATTTGGCTTCCCACCAGCTGGACTTTTTGGATTTTGCCTTAGGGCCAATAAAATCTGCCAAAGGATTTAAGACCAATCAAGCGGGGATTTATGAGGCCGAGGATATGGTCACTGCTGCTTTTGAGTTTGAATCAGGGGTGATGGGATCGGGAAGTTGGTGTTTCTCTAGCAGTAAAGTTTCAGAAATGGATCTGACGACTATTATAGGAAATAAAGGACAAATTAGCTATGAGACCTTTGGGGCTGGTAAGTTGCATTTGGAGACAGAAAATGGCCAAAAGGAATGCTTTGAATTTGAGTTGCCCCATCATATTCAATATTTTCTCATTCAGGCCATTGTTGGTGAATTATTGGGAGAAGGATCGAGTCCCTCAACTGGTGAATCAGCTGCTCGCACGAATTGGGTTATGGAGGAAATTGGCTGA
- a CDS encoding VOC family protein: protein MKFEHFAINVTQPRAMSNWYEKHIGLKVVMKKDQSPYMTFLADDSGTIMIEIYNNPKAPILDFEHQHPLVVHLALVSENPADDRDRLIKAGAELVSDDILEDGSHLVMLKDPWGLALQLCKRAKPMLT, encoded by the coding sequence ATGAAGTTTGAGCATTTTGCAATTAATGTCACCCAACCAAGAGCAATGTCAAATTGGTATGAAAAGCATATTGGCTTAAAAGTAGTCATGAAAAAAGACCAAAGTCCGTATATGACTTTTTTAGCAGATGACAGTGGGACCATTATGATTGAAATATACAATAATCCCAAAGCACCAATTTTGGACTTTGAACATCAGCACCCTTTGGTGGTACATTTGGCCTTGGTGTCCGAAAATCCTGCAGATGACAGGGACAGATTGATAAAGGCGGGAGCAGAATTGGTCAGTGATGATATTTTAGAGGATGGCTCTCATTTGGTGATGCTTAAGGATCCATGGGGACTGGCCTTACAGTTGTGCAAAAGGGCCAAACCAATGCTCACATAG
- a CDS encoding c-type cytochrome — MPKVDKFVPLLRKLIKSVQLLIICVLGASAFFISKELGLFEIKPLLDPKNEPSENMVSLSSDLKYWQAPDTSAIPLGSDGDLIRYGRNLIAHTAVYLGPKGKSYQISNGMNCQNCHLKAGTVPFGNNYGKVAATYPKLRNRSGSVEGFEKRINDCIERSLNGEALPVESKEMQAMVAYMKWVGKDVPKGQLMPGLGLKSLSPLDRAADPIKGAIVYKNYCARCHGDNGQGQLADDGVEWIYPPLYGKNSYNIGAGLYRLSRFAAFVKSNMPLGISHENPFLSDEEAWDVAAYVNSMPRPDKDLSGDWPDISKKPFDHPFGPYTDSFPESQHKYGPFTAIIDSHQ; from the coding sequence ATGCCTAAGGTGGATAAATTCGTCCCTTTACTTAGAAAACTGATCAAATCGGTTCAGCTATTGATCATTTGTGTATTAGGTGCAAGTGCTTTTTTTATCAGTAAGGAACTCGGGTTATTTGAGATTAAACCCTTGCTCGACCCTAAAAATGAGCCTAGTGAAAATATGGTCAGCCTCTCTTCAGACCTGAAGTATTGGCAAGCCCCCGACACAAGCGCCATCCCATTGGGATCTGATGGGGATTTGATTCGATATGGCAGGAATTTAATTGCCCATACAGCAGTCTACCTTGGCCCAAAAGGAAAGTCCTATCAGATCAGTAATGGCATGAACTGTCAAAACTGCCACCTTAAGGCAGGAACCGTTCCCTTCGGCAATAATTATGGCAAAGTAGCGGCTACATATCCCAAACTAAGAAATAGGTCTGGTTCGGTAGAAGGATTTGAAAAACGCATCAATGACTGTATTGAAAGGAGCTTGAATGGGGAAGCCCTGCCAGTTGAAAGTAAAGAAATGCAAGCCATGGTAGCTTATATGAAATGGGTGGGCAAAGATGTCCCCAAAGGACAATTGATGCCTGGCTTGGGGCTTAAATCCCTTAGCCCTCTGGATAGGGCTGCGGATCCCATAAAGGGTGCAATAGTATATAAAAATTATTGTGCCCGATGTCATGGAGATAATGGACAGGGCCAATTAGCTGATGATGGTGTAGAGTGGATCTATCCTCCCCTTTATGGTAAAAACAGTTATAATATAGGTGCTGGCCTTTATAGACTTTCTAGGTTTGCTGCTTTTGTCAAATCCAATATGCCCTTAGGCATCAGTCATGAGAACCCTTTCTTATCCGATGAAGAGGCTTGGGATGTAGCTGCGTATGTTAACTCCATGCCCAGACCGGACAAGGATTTATCAGGTGACTGGCCAGATATCTCCAAAAAACCTTTTGACCACCCTTTTGGGCCATATACTGACAGCTTTCCTGAATCCCAACATAAATATGGTCCTTTTACTGCCATTATCGATTCCCATCAATGA